CTCTTTTTTATGCTGACTATTTAATATACCTATTTTTTCTACTTCATCTGGCTGGGTTTCCTGCAAAAATCTAAAAAGACGGGTTTCATCCACTGCATAATCTCTATTGTAATCTTCATTTGTCCCCTGCTCAAAACCATTTTTATTAACCAAATAATTTACTATTAAAGCTTCCAAACCTGATTCTTTAGTATTAGTTGGCATAGCCTATTCCTCCTCCCCCATTTCAATATTTTCTTCTAATAGTTCTGGTTCCTCTAAGTCTTCAAAATCTTCCTCTGATTCCTCAATAAAATCTTCAACTTCAATACCTCGCACATCTACTTTACCTGTCACTACATTGGAAATTAAGCTAGTTCGGTATTCGGTGATAATGTCTATTTGTTTTTTTATTGATTCTATGGCTTTGTCAATGGTTCGTGTTTTTGCTTCTATATAAGTTACTATTTCTTGTTGTTCATTTAATGATGGCAATCCAATCTTTATATTACCAATAAAATCCCACTCTGCTCGTGGCATTTTTGCACCATAAGTCGACATTGAAATTAATTCAATAATACTATTTGAACGTAAAAGATATTCAACAAACTTATTATATAAATCACCTGATAATGTTTCCAAAACCAAAAATTCTCCTGAACAAACTCCTTTTTTAGATGGTATGGTAACTTTAGCCAAGTATGGTCTAAGCTTTCCAAATAAAATATTACCATCATTGTATTTTTTAGCCGTACTATCAAAAACAGTTTCAGTGGAAGCATTTATTATTCTACCACTCCAGCTCTCCACATTTTCAAGACCAATATAAATATCATCTTCATCTTTTTGAGTTGTTGTAATAGCTGTATTTTTAACAATTGTTTTTATTCTTCTAACTTCCCACCCCTCAGGAATATCCCCAAGCCATTCAATACCGGATGGTTTTATTTTCACATTAGGGTCTAATCCCTTTGTAACTGCTTGATTAATAATTGCTTGTTTTAGCTCTTTTAGGAGTTTAACTTGCTTTTTCTTTGCCCTGAAGAACTTATTTATTTTTGAGAGCTTGCTGTCAAGGTAACGGACAATTTGGTCCTGTTCTTCTTTGGGTGGTACCACTATACGTAAATTTAACAAATCTTTCCCGCTTAAAGTAGACCTCACACCTTCACCCAATTTATTGTATACACCCCTAAGATACAAATCGTAATATTGATAATAAAAATATTTATTATTACATCCTACATAACTTTGTAATCTAATATAGGCAGGACTCATAATACCCCTTTGATTTACAAACCCTACACGACTTGTTTTATAATTTTCTAAATCAATCAATTTAAATACTAAATCGCCTTTTTCAAAAATTTGATAAGTTGCATAGTCTTTCGGTACAAGACCTATAGGGTTATTTTCACTGTTTTTAACTACACCCTTTAAAGTTAAAGATAATATATTACTACATTGATATTTTGAGTTTATTTCTTTCTTGTACTTAAATATCTCCTTCCCTCTTTTCACTTCCCAATGTAAGGGTGTTTTTTCATTCCACACAATATTTGTCTGTTTATATTCCTCATAAGGTTTTAAGCCGTTCTCCATTCACCCTAACCCCCTATGATTTCTTGTAGTAAGCCTTCAGTTTCAGCTTCTAGTGCTTTTAAATCTGCTACGATCTCATCTATACTTCGAAGTTGTACTGGTTTATAGAAGTATTTTGTAAAGCTGATTTCATAACCAATTTGTGTTTTACTATTATCTATCCATGCATCAGGGGCATAGGGTAATACCTCATTTTCAAAGAATTTCTTAATACCACCATCATAAGTAAGTGGAACTTGTTCTGTATCTGTTAACTCTTTATCTACTTCAAACTCTACAATATCATTTCCTAATTTAAACTTACCATTTAATGCATCTTCTTTCTCTTTTTTTAAGACCTTATTTACTACCCTTTCAGCCTTTTCATCTCTAGTTGTAAAGAATTTTCTTATAAGTTTTATTCTTTTAACTGGTAGTTTCTCGCCTTTTCTCTTTGCTATGTCTTTCAAAAGCTCTTCAAACTCATTATAGTTATAGTAAACCTCTTTCTTTGTTTCGATGTATAAGTCCTTTACTAAGCTGTAAGCTGTTATGTCTTTTGCCTCTTCTGCAGCTTGTTTAAATGATTCTAGCTTCTCGTTGTTAATTTCTACTTTTAGTCTTAATGGCCTTTCAACAGTGATTTTCCAATATCCAAATTCTTCATTATTAAATATTTTACTGTACTCATTTTCCTCGAACCTTAGATAAATATCCATAATCTGCTGCCTAATTTCCTTTGTTAGTTCACAGTTTTTATTGCCTAAATTTTTCCTTAAAGGTGATTTTAGGTTTGTGGCATCTATAAGCTGAACTTTACCTTTTCTTCTTTCTTCTTTACGATTGGTTACTACCCATATATAAGTTGCAATGCCTGTGTTATAAAACATATTATCTGGTAATGCTATGATAGCTTCAAGATAGTCATTCTCAATTATGTATCTTCTTAAATTGCTTTCCCCTTGTCCTGCATCTCCAGTAAACAAAGATGACCCATTATGTACCTCTGCTATTCTACTGCCCAATTCTGTGCCATGTTTCATTTTAGCCACATTATTGGCTAAAAATAACATTTGACCATCACTTACCCTTGGAATCATTTTAAACTCAGGATCACCTTTAAAATTCACAACAAATCTAGGATCTGTAATGTTATTCTTACCTCCTAATCTTTCTGCGTCTGTTTTCCATGACTTACCGTAAGGTGGATTTGATAGCATAAAGTCAAATTCCATAGCGGCATTAGCATCATTGGATAGTGTTGAACCATAATAAATATTGTCCGCTTCTTTGCCATCACCTTTTAATAACATGTCTGCTTTTGCAATAGCATAGGTTTCTGGGTTTATTTCCTGTCCATAAAGATGTATTGATATTTGTTTGTTGTGTTCCTTTGCAAGCTCGGAAAGTCTTTCTTCTGCAATGGTAAGCATTCCACCTGTACCGCAGGCACCATCATAACAAAGATAAGTTCCATCCTTTATCTTGTCTTTTATAGGCATGAAGATAACATCTGCCATAAGCTCCACAACATCCCTTGGTGTAAAGTGTTCTCCTGCTTCTTCGTTGTTTTCTTCATTAAATTTACGTATCAATTCTTCAAAGATTAATCCCATGGTATGGTTGTCAAGACCTGGTAGTTTTACTTCTCCTTTATCATCTAGTACAGGATTAGGACTTAAATTAATAGTTGGTGATACAAACTTTTCTATTACTGCACCAAGTATGTCTGCCTCTATCATAGTATCTATTTGATTTCTAAACTTAAATTTCTCAAGGATTTCTTGTACATTAGGTGAAAACCCATCTAAATATGCTATAAAGTCAGCTTTTAGCTGTTGGCTTTTAGCTCTTGACTTTAAATCTTTTAGTATGAATGGTGAAGTATTATAAAAAGCTTGCCCTGCTGCACTGCATAAAGCTTCTGTTTGATTTAAAACACCCGCCTCATCTAACATTTTTTTCATTTGAAGCACTTGTTCCTTGGTTTCTTCTAATACTGCGTCAAGCCTTCTAATTACCGTCATCGGTAAAATAACATCTCTATATTTTCCTCTGACGTATACATCTCTTAAACAATCATCTGCAATACTCCATATAAAGCTTACAATTTGATTATATGTTCCATTATCCATTATTAGTCCTCCCTATACATATCATGTCTTTTTAAGCGTTTATCTTCCGGTTTCTTAGCGTCTATTGGTATAGCCCATGCCCAGCCAATACGGATAGCATTCTTTATTCTTCCTTGTCCGCATAAAACTTGAACTCTTCGTTGAGAAATACCCCACTTTTGAGCTGCTTCTTTTGCAGTCATATATTCCATTTTTATCCCCTCGCTTAAGGTATTCTAGTCATAATTATATGCGAAGAAACGAACAAAAGCAACAGGATTAAATTATGCTCATATTTTTACTTCTATTTGATGCTATACTTATAGTAGAAATTTTTTAACTATTAGTGTTTTTTAACCAATTCATAGAAATATATCAAAACACAAAATACCCTACAAACAAATGTAGGGTACTGTTTTCTATCCTCGTTCAAGGGAATATATACATTTTTTGTAAAACCTCTGTTCTCATTGATATTTCAACATTTATAAGCTGTGTTTTCTTTTAATCAATACTACTGACTCCACATGAGCCGTATGCGGAAACATGTCTACTGGCTGTATTTCTAATGTTTTATATCCTAATTCATCTAATATTTTTAAATCTCTTGCAAGTGTACTTGGCTTACATGAAACATACACTATTTTCTTTGGAGCCATATTTGCTATAGTTTCAAGTACTATTTTTTCACACCCTTTACGAGGTGGGTCTACCACTACCACATCAGCTTTTAATCCTTTATTATAAATCTCTGGCACCACCTTTTCTGCTTTACCCACAAAGAATTCAACATTCTTTACATTGTTTAACTTTGCATTTCTTCTAGCATCTTCTATCGCTGATTCAACCACTTCTATTCCATATACTTTTTTAGCCCTTCTTGATAAAAATAACGATATAGTTCCTATACCACAGTATATATCAAATACTACTTCATTTCCTGTAAGATTTGCATATTCTAAAGCTTTATTATAAAGCTTTACGGTTTGAATAGAATTCACTTGAAAAAAAGACAAAGGAGATATTTCAAATTTTAAGTCTTCTATGTAGTCCATAATTTTATCTTCTCCATACAAAGTAATACATTTACTACCAAGTATTACATTCGTTCTCCTTTTATTTATGTTTTGAATTATACTTTTCGTTTGAGGTATTTCTTTCAAAATCTCTTTTATCATTTCATCTTTATATGGCAAATTATCTCCATTAGTTATTACCACAATCATTAAATCTCCCGTAGCAAATGATACTCTCGTAAGTACATGCCTAAGCAGTCCCTTTCCTGTCTTTTCATCATATATATCAATCTTTTTTTCGTTTATAAATCTCTTAAATACTTTTATTACTTTGTCATTTACTTCATGCTGTATTAAACAGCTATCAGTATCAACTACTTCATGTGTTCCCTTTTTATAAAATCCAATAATAGCTTTTCCATCTTTCATCCCCAGTGGAAACTGCGCTTTATTTCTATATCTGTAAGGCTTATTCATTCCAATAACATCATGAATTTTTACATCTTTTAACTTTCCAATCCTCTCTACAACAGATTTAACTTTTTTTCTTTTTAAAGCTAACTGATAATCATAATCTATATGTTGTATTTGGCATCCTCCGCACTTATCTGCTATCAAGCAGTTTTCTTTTATTCTATATGGTGA
The Caminicella sporogenes DSM 14501 DNA segment above includes these coding regions:
- a CDS encoding helix-turn-helix domain-containing protein; this translates as MEYMTAKEAAQKWGISQRRVQVLCGQGRIKNAIRIGWAWAIPIDAKKPEDKRLKRHDMYRED
- the rlmD gene encoding 23S rRNA (uracil(1939)-C(5))-methyltransferase RlmD, whose translation is MVSIPVKEGSIYLIEIEDLGDSGEGIGRVDGFTVFVDRGVPKDKVYVKIIKLKKNYAIGEIVDFIEKSPYRIKENCLIADKCGGCQIQHIDYDYQLALKRKKVKSVVERIGKLKDVKIHDVIGMNKPYRYRNKAQFPLGMKDGKAIIGFYKKGTHEVVDTDSCLIQHEVNDKVIKVFKRFINEKKIDIYDEKTGKGLLRHVLTRVSFATGDLMIVVITNGDNLPYKDEMIKEILKEIPQTKSIIQNINKRRTNVILGSKCITLYGEDKIMDYIEDLKFEISPLSFFQVNSIQTVKLYNKALEYANLTGNEVVFDIYCGIGTISLFLSRRAKKVYGIEVVESAIEDARRNAKLNNVKNVEFFVGKAEKVVPEIYNKGLKADVVVVDPPRKGCEKIVLETIANMAPKKIVYVSCKPSTLARDLKILDELGYKTLEIQPVDMFPHTAHVESVVLIKRKHSL
- a CDS encoding restriction endonuclease subunit S, producing the protein MENGLKPYEEYKQTNIVWNEKTPLHWEVKRGKEIFKYKKEINSKYQCSNILSLTLKGVVKNSENNPIGLVPKDYATYQIFEKGDLVFKLIDLENYKTSRVGFVNQRGIMSPAYIRLQSYVGCNNKYFYYQYYDLYLRGVYNKLGEGVRSTLSGKDLLNLRIVVPPKEEQDQIVRYLDSKLSKINKFFRAKKKQVKLLKELKQAIINQAVTKGLDPNVKIKPSGIEWLGDIPEGWEVRRIKTIVKNTAITTTQKDEDDIYIGLENVESWSGRIINASTETVFDSTAKKYNDGNILFGKLRPYLAKVTIPSKKGVCSGEFLVLETLSGDLYNKFVEYLLRSNSIIELISMSTYGAKMPRAEWDFIGNIKIGLPSLNEQQEIVTYIEAKTRTIDKAIESIKKQIDIITEYRTSLISNVVTGKVDVRGIEVEDFIEESEEDFEDLEEPELLEENIEMGEEE
- a CDS encoding type I restriction-modification system subunit M, with translation MDNGTYNQIVSFIWSIADDCLRDVYVRGKYRDVILPMTVIRRLDAVLEETKEQVLQMKKMLDEAGVLNQTEALCSAAGQAFYNTSPFILKDLKSRAKSQQLKADFIAYLDGFSPNVQEILEKFKFRNQIDTMIEADILGAVIEKFVSPTINLSPNPVLDDKGEVKLPGLDNHTMGLIFEELIRKFNEENNEEAGEHFTPRDVVELMADVIFMPIKDKIKDGTYLCYDGACGTGGMLTIAEERLSELAKEHNKQISIHLYGQEINPETYAIAKADMLLKGDGKEADNIYYGSTLSNDANAAMEFDFMLSNPPYGKSWKTDAERLGGKNNITDPRFVVNFKGDPEFKMIPRVSDGQMLFLANNVAKMKHGTELGSRIAEVHNGSSLFTGDAGQGESNLRRYIIENDYLEAIIALPDNMFYNTGIATYIWVVTNRKEERRKGKVQLIDATNLKSPLRKNLGNKNCELTKEIRQQIMDIYLRFEENEYSKIFNNEEFGYWKITVERPLRLKVEINNEKLESFKQAAEEAKDITAYSLVKDLYIETKKEVYYNYNEFEELLKDIAKRKGEKLPVKRIKLIRKFFTTRDEKAERVVNKVLKKEKEDALNGKFKLGNDIVEFEVDKELTDTEQVPLTYDGGIKKFFENEVLPYAPDAWIDNSKTQIGYEISFTKYFYKPVQLRSIDEIVADLKALEAETEGLLQEIIGG